Proteins from one Pirellulales bacterium genomic window:
- a CDS encoding DUF2147 domain-containing protein — protein sequence MKLRIAPLVVLATLFMTVLTATAADKAPGDALLGKWWFPKKNGKLEVRSEKGVYYGKIVTYDKPGALDKYNPDDTLKKRPVVGIDMLENFTYDPAKNQWAGGTIYDGDSGKTYNCTLWFENNDTTQLNARGYVGISLFGRTEIFSRVTEKDEKASEAKPPAGK from the coding sequence ATGAAACTTCGCATCGCGCCGCTGGTGGTACTTGCCACGTTGTTCATGACCGTTCTCACGGCGACGGCGGCCGACAAGGCGCCGGGCGATGCGCTGTTAGGGAAGTGGTGGTTTCCCAAGAAGAATGGCAAGCTCGAAGTCCGCAGTGAAAAAGGGGTCTATTACGGCAAGATCGTCACCTACGACAAGCCGGGCGCGCTCGACAAGTACAACCCCGACGACACGCTGAAAAAACGCCCCGTCGTCGGCATCGACATGCTCGAGAACTTCACCTACGACCCGGCCAAGAATCAATGGGCCGGCGGCACGATCTACGACGGCGACAGTGGCAAGACCTACAACTGCACTCTGTGGTTCGAGAACAACGACACCACGCAACTGAACGCCCGAGGGTACGTCGGCATATCGCTGTTCGGGCGAACCGAAATCTTCTCTCGCGTCACCGAAAAGGACGAAAAGGCGAGTGAAGCAAAGCCCCCAGCGGGCAAGTAA
- a CDS encoding PadR family transcriptional regulator, whose translation MAQNPDLVRGALEPVILELISSGASYGYEIAKAVQETSGGVLLAQEGTLYPALHRLEKRGYLRATWKSSSEGRKRKHYQLTGEGRRYLESLRTEWATFAKTINRILGIAHVGIVTA comes from the coding sequence ATGGCCCAAAACCCTGATCTGGTACGCGGTGCCCTCGAGCCAGTGATTCTTGAACTGATTTCCTCAGGTGCCAGCTACGGCTACGAGATCGCCAAGGCGGTGCAGGAGACGAGCGGCGGCGTTCTGCTCGCCCAGGAAGGGACGCTCTACCCGGCGCTGCACCGGCTGGAAAAGCGCGGCTATCTGCGCGCCACGTGGAAAAGTTCGTCTGAGGGGCGAAAGCGTAAGCACTATCAGCTCACCGGCGAAGGGCGACGCTACTTAGAAAGCCTACGCACGGAATGGGCCACGTTCGCCAAGACGATCAACCGCATCTTGGGGATTGCGCATGTCGGAATCGTCACGGCATGA
- a CDS encoding permease prefix domain 1-containing protein: MSESSRHEDEQDVRRAPDIAGEDMLGGARSQESFDAELEAELADHLASSAAELVRQGESSAKAVRTALANFGDIDRIKRQCWWIHHGEDVMFRASGIALLSILTIGIALLAAGGWQVQRSLATRTEELSSQLASLASTQEAMLAQQRPPQATGRCYLGDPSKPAVDTEIRVFRFADVPQSGNTPGLIARRVRTDARGYFDTGILQQGEYCLLATLFTPDGKTNNAKEVSASPPKTENELLFGRLQSRPLYLMPGINETSVDLDLCAGGRLELAAQNVPDSVTVGEREFRVFVALQIMTDARYFPSQPVPPSDEPPEEGWPLPLPPVPITVAGVSKKASELPQLLYVPSRNYYISVHLMFLSGQGVSPMGEPAYTKAFSQRLDIRSGETSIVTIRVPGAPLESQLQAKFDAGDIATSGPGPFIRKSIEVLDTTVDVNFQKLPDASPQ; this comes from the coding sequence ATGTCGGAATCGTCACGGCATGAAGACGAACAGGATGTGCGCCGCGCTCCCGATATTGCCGGGGAAGACATGCTCGGCGGTGCGCGCTCCCAGGAATCATTCGATGCGGAACTCGAGGCCGAACTGGCCGACCATCTAGCCTCGTCGGCGGCGGAACTCGTGCGGCAAGGAGAGTCATCCGCAAAGGCCGTGCGGACGGCGCTAGCGAATTTCGGCGACATCGACCGTATCAAGCGCCAGTGCTGGTGGATTCACCATGGGGAGGATGTCATGTTTCGCGCCTCAGGTATCGCACTATTGAGCATTCTCACCATCGGCATCGCGCTGTTGGCCGCCGGCGGATGGCAAGTCCAACGCAGCCTGGCCACGCGCACCGAAGAGCTTTCCTCTCAACTTGCCTCCCTAGCTTCGACGCAGGAAGCGATGCTGGCCCAGCAGCGGCCGCCGCAGGCTACCGGCCGCTGCTATCTGGGCGACCCATCCAAACCGGCCGTGGATACCGAGATTCGGGTATTTCGCTTCGCAGACGTTCCACAATCGGGAAACACGCCTGGCTTGATTGCGCGTCGTGTGCGCACCGACGCGAGAGGGTATTTCGATACCGGCATCCTGCAACAAGGGGAGTATTGCCTGCTCGCGACCCTTTTTACTCCGGACGGCAAGACTAACAACGCTAAAGAAGTCAGTGCCTCGCCGCCCAAGACCGAAAATGAATTACTGTTTGGGCGCCTGCAAAGTCGGCCGCTCTATCTCATGCCAGGGATTAACGAAACGTCGGTCGATCTGGATCTCTGCGCAGGAGGACGTTTGGAACTTGCGGCTCAAAACGTACCCGACTCGGTTACCGTAGGGGAGCGCGAGTTTCGCGTATTCGTCGCACTGCAGATCATGACGGACGCGCGCTATTTTCCAAGCCAACCAGTCCCGCCAAGCGACGAGCCCCCGGAAGAAGGTTGGCCCTTGCCCCTTCCGCCAGTGCCAATAACTGTGGCCGGCGTCAGTAAGAAGGCCAGCGAACTTCCGCAACTGTTGTATGTGCCGTCTCGCAACTATTACATCAGCGTTCACCTGATGTTTTTGTCGGGGCAAGGGGTATCGCCTATGGGAGAACCTGCTTATACGAAAGCTTTCTCGCAACGGCTCGATATTCGATCCGGAGAAACGTCGATCGTTACGATCCGCGTTCCCGGCGCGCCGTTGGAATCGCAATTGCAAGCGAAGTTCGATGCCGGTGATATTGCTACGAGCGGGCCGGGCCCATTCATCAGAAAATCGATCGAGGTTCTGGATACGACGGTTGACGTCAATTTCCAGAAGTTGCCCGATGCTAGCCCGCAGTGA
- a CDS encoding HAD-IA family hydrolase codes for MSSTHHASICIHPFPKAVLFDAVGTVIRPEPSVAAAYAMAGRREGIDVAESDMKPRFAAAMARQDEIDRQKHGGRTNQQREIERWRGIVTDVFGDVPEAGPIFDDLWEHFARPEHWRLFDDAAPTWNALAEAGVTLGIASNFDDRLDGICAALAPLADCPHVFVSSRVGWRKPRPEFFATVADKLGLSASEILLVGDDLNNDYRAARAAGWQAVLIDRKGTGADTFREHSRSEDAGRIISLGALNELFTAG; via the coding sequence GTGTCGTCGACTCACCATGCGTCAATTTGCATTCACCCATTTCCCAAGGCCGTGCTGTTCGACGCCGTTGGAACGGTGATCCGGCCCGAACCAAGCGTGGCGGCCGCTTATGCGATGGCGGGGCGCCGCGAGGGCATCGATGTCGCTGAAAGCGATATGAAGCCGCGATTCGCCGCGGCCATGGCACGGCAGGATGAAATCGACCGCCAGAAACACGGCGGACGCACCAATCAACAGCGCGAAATCGAGCGGTGGCGCGGAATCGTAACCGATGTGTTTGGTGACGTGCCCGAGGCCGGGCCGATCTTCGACGATCTGTGGGAGCACTTTGCCCGTCCGGAGCATTGGCGGTTATTCGACGATGCGGCCCCGACATGGAACGCCCTGGCCGAGGCGGGCGTGACGCTGGGCATCGCGTCGAATTTCGATGATCGGCTGGACGGCATCTGCGCGGCGCTCGCCCCGCTGGCCGATTGCCCGCACGTGTTCGTTTCGTCCCGCGTCGGCTGGCGCAAGCCACGGCCGGAGTTCTTCGCGACCGTCGCTGACAAATTAGGGCTATCCGCTTCCGAAATACTGTTAGTCGGCGACGATCTGAACAACGATTATCGCGCCGCCCGCGCCGCCGGCTGGCAAGCAGTGCTGATAGATCGCAAGGGTACCGGTGCCGACACTTTTAGGGAACACTCTCGTTCCGAGGACGCGGGCAGGATCATTTCGCTAGGCGCATTGAACGAGTTGTTCACTGCGGGCTAG
- a CDS encoding site-2 protease family protein, whose translation MHLNFAPLFAAGWLTDWHNWGIIAQVAVGLGAVIFVHELGHFLVAKACGVKCEKFYLGFDIFGLKLAKFRWGETEYGIGVLPLGGYVKMLGQEDNPTKAAEEFERAKIAHDAAGGDTLPEGEAGAETSIFDPRSYLAKSVPQRMAIISAGVIMNVIFAFAVAVIAYKIGVNENPCVVGRLLPGDPAWAAGLRPGDEIIRIGEIENPRFRDLQTRVALGDNIDKGVKFVIRREGESEPLDFTIYPDPTGLAPRIGILSASTTTLAKPPLSPVAPLGGKESPFKPGDVIAAVAGKNVANNADIQREFAQNPGPTNVTVLRKLNDTETETLPIDLPGRPMKRLGLIMEVGPIARVQAGSPAEHAGWKQGDMLVSIDGQPLGDPETVSARLLPQAGKEISVTTRRDGKESEQKVTLREPYAIEEPLTASEPLVINTLGVAIDVTTRVASVIPGSPAEKAGITPGAEIVAAHLPKMTLKVGDDDVVMKEAEIEFGPKKATWTSFTEQLQVTPTDTKVELTLADKRTVEVTTMTTDDWFADRGFNFEPLYTKVRAATMGEALRLGGNEAVESVTQVYRFLRKIGTQVSPKGMGGPLSIFGVAHQSASKGLSALLIFLGMLSANLAVLNFLPIPLLDGGHMVFLLLEGIRGKPVSERVVVAFHYAGFLFIISLMAFAFGLDIGIIPRLP comes from the coding sequence ATGCACTTGAATTTCGCACCTTTGTTCGCCGCGGGTTGGCTGACGGACTGGCACAACTGGGGCATCATCGCCCAGGTGGCGGTCGGACTCGGCGCCGTGATTTTCGTTCACGAATTGGGACACTTTCTGGTCGCCAAGGCGTGTGGCGTGAAGTGCGAGAAGTTCTATCTCGGCTTCGACATCTTCGGGCTGAAGCTCGCTAAGTTTCGCTGGGGCGAAACGGAATATGGCATCGGCGTGCTGCCGCTGGGCGGTTACGTCAAAATGCTGGGCCAGGAGGATAACCCGACCAAGGCGGCCGAGGAGTTCGAACGCGCGAAGATCGCGCACGACGCGGCCGGTGGCGACACGCTGCCCGAGGGGGAAGCGGGAGCCGAGACCAGCATTTTCGACCCGCGCAGCTACCTGGCTAAATCGGTTCCGCAGCGGATGGCGATCATTTCGGCCGGCGTGATCATGAACGTGATCTTCGCCTTCGCCGTGGCCGTGATCGCCTACAAGATCGGAGTGAATGAGAATCCCTGCGTCGTGGGCCGCCTGTTGCCTGGCGACCCAGCCTGGGCCGCGGGCTTACGGCCAGGAGACGAAATCATTCGCATCGGCGAGATCGAGAACCCGCGCTTTCGCGATCTGCAAACCCGCGTGGCGTTGGGTGACAACATCGATAAAGGGGTGAAATTCGTGATTCGCCGTGAGGGCGAAAGCGAGCCGCTTGACTTCACGATCTATCCCGATCCAACCGGCCTGGCGCCGCGCATCGGCATTCTCAGCGCGTCGACCACGACCCTCGCCAAACCGCCACTCTCGCCCGTGGCGCCGCTGGGTGGAAAAGAGAGCCCTTTCAAGCCGGGCGACGTGATCGCGGCTGTGGCCGGCAAGAATGTGGCTAACAACGCGGATATTCAACGCGAATTTGCGCAGAATCCTGGCCCGACCAATGTCACGGTATTGCGCAAACTCAACGACACCGAAACCGAGACGCTGCCGATCGATCTGCCAGGCCGGCCCATGAAGCGGCTGGGGCTGATCATGGAAGTCGGGCCCATCGCGCGCGTGCAAGCGGGCTCGCCGGCCGAGCACGCTGGTTGGAAGCAGGGCGACATGCTCGTCTCGATCGATGGCCAGCCGCTTGGCGATCCCGAAACAGTGAGCGCTCGCCTGCTACCGCAAGCCGGTAAAGAGATCAGCGTCACCACGCGGCGAGACGGCAAAGAGAGCGAGCAAAAGGTCACCCTGCGTGAACCCTATGCCATCGAAGAGCCGCTCACGGCCAGCGAACCGTTGGTGATCAACACGCTCGGCGTAGCGATCGACGTTACAACCCGTGTCGCCAGCGTCATTCCGGGTAGCCCCGCCGAGAAGGCGGGCATCACCCCGGGAGCCGAGATCGTCGCGGCGCATCTTCCCAAGATGACGTTGAAAGTGGGCGACGACGACGTGGTGATGAAAGAGGCCGAAATCGAGTTTGGCCCGAAGAAGGCGACCTGGACCAGCTTCACCGAACAATTGCAAGTCACGCCGACGGACACGAAGGTCGAACTAACGCTGGCCGACAAGCGCACCGTAGAAGTCACGACCATGACGACGGACGACTGGTTCGCCGATCGAGGATTCAATTTCGAGCCGCTGTACACGAAGGTCCGCGCGGCGACGATGGGCGAGGCGTTGCGACTAGGTGGGAACGAGGCCGTCGAATCGGTGACTCAGGTATACCGCTTTCTGCGCAAGATCGGCACGCAGGTTTCGCCCAAGGGCATGGGAGGGCCGCTCTCGATCTTCGGCGTGGCCCATCAATCCGCCAGCAAGGGACTTTCGGCCCTGCTGATCTTCCTGGGCATGCTTAGCGCGAACCTGGCAGTGCTCAACTTCTTGCCGATTCCGCTCCTGGATGGCGGGCACATGGTGTTCTTGCTACTAGAAGGAATCCGCGGCAAGCCCGTCAGCGAACGGGTGGTCGTCGCGTTCCACTACGCCGGGTTTTTGTTCATTATCAGCCTAATGGCCTTCGCTTTCGGGTTAGATATCGGGATCATTCCGCGGTTACCATAG
- the dxr gene encoding 1-deoxy-D-xylulose-5-phosphate reductoisomerase, which produces MTERVKNIAVLGSTGSIGQSTLAVIAASAGQLKAVALSAHARTGLLASQAAEFGPRYVVASDPTAAGEQDWSNLPSGVELSVGPSALEDIVSRPEVDVVVAAIVGSAGLRSTWAALEAGKTVALANKETLVMAGALVMDLAARRGTSILPVDSEHSAVFQALQSGRRNEVRRIVLTASGGPFRKYSREQLASVTVSEALAHPTWAMGPKITVDSATMMNKALEIIEARWLFDIDVDRIDVVVHPQSIVHSFVEYIDGSVLAQLSPPDMKLPIQYALTYPARSTGIAARMNWSDCLRLEFEPPDLERFPALELGREAARAGGTTGAVLNAANEVAVEGFLRGELPFVEIVPACRSILEHHDFDPSPTLDDLIQVDGWARKEMARWVCT; this is translated from the coding sequence ATGACGGAACGCGTGAAAAACATCGCCGTGCTGGGGTCGACTGGCAGTATCGGACAGAGCACGTTGGCCGTGATCGCCGCCTCGGCGGGGCAACTCAAGGCCGTGGCGCTCTCGGCCCATGCCCGAACCGGTCTGCTGGCCAGTCAGGCTGCGGAATTCGGGCCGCGATATGTCGTGGCATCCGACCCCACGGCCGCAGGAGAGCAAGACTGGAGCAATTTGCCGAGTGGCGTCGAACTGAGCGTCGGACCGTCCGCGCTTGAGGATATCGTCTCCCGGCCCGAGGTCGATGTGGTTGTCGCGGCGATCGTCGGCAGCGCTGGGCTGCGCAGCACCTGGGCCGCGCTCGAGGCAGGTAAGACCGTAGCCCTGGCGAACAAAGAGACTCTGGTCATGGCCGGGGCACTGGTCATGGACCTCGCCGCACGGCGCGGCACCAGCATATTGCCCGTCGACAGCGAGCATAGCGCGGTTTTCCAAGCCCTGCAAAGTGGCCGGCGGAATGAAGTGCGACGGATCGTGCTGACGGCCAGCGGCGGACCATTTCGGAAATACTCACGCGAGCAGTTGGCCAGCGTAACCGTATCCGAGGCCTTGGCTCATCCCACCTGGGCGATGGGTCCAAAGATCACGGTCGATTCGGCAACGATGATGAACAAGGCGCTCGAAATTATCGAAGCACGATGGCTGTTCGACATCGACGTCGATCGGATCGATGTGGTGGTTCATCCGCAGTCGATCGTGCATTCGTTCGTGGAATATATCGATGGCTCGGTGCTGGCGCAGCTCAGCCCGCCCGACATGAAATTACCCATTCAATATGCGTTGACCTATCCAGCGCGATCTACAGGCATCGCGGCGCGGATGAATTGGAGCGACTGCCTGCGGCTGGAGTTCGAGCCCCCGGATCTCGAGCGGTTTCCAGCGCTGGAATTAGGGCGCGAGGCGGCCCGGGCCGGCGGTACGACCGGAGCCGTTTTAAATGCGGCCAACGAGGTGGCGGTCGAGGGTTTCTTGCGAGGCGAGTTGCCTTTTGTGGAAATTGTCCCGGCCTGCCGCAGTATTTTGGAACATCACGATTTTGATCCCAGTCCTACACTTGATGACCTAATACAAGTGGATGGTTGGGCGCGTAAGGAGATGGCACGTTGGGTATGCACTTGA